From the genome of Lagopus muta isolate bLagMut1 chromosome 22, bLagMut1 primary, whole genome shotgun sequence, one region includes:
- the LOC125703536 gene encoding G protein-activated inward rectifier potassium channel 4-like — MAAVLPASSSMEPQHSLCTHNSVGSTWLPREEPWGRRNSIPPAQAPTARHMLAYLPRPPTDTSRYGTFPQKPEVAAAPVLLADAAAERSALVPNDLFSPCGTDVPSDPAPTQSCVDSEAMGSTRRWPSVAITTSDVPKHHRASHQDHLPVLRDGASRWYPRHNRSVPSILSPTQSRTPNRSIVSIPASERLQSRRCKLIEDERPLGLAGKQRRQRYVTKVGKCQVNLGNIQEKKRFLSDIFTTIVDLKYRWFLFVFMMCYIVTWLVFGTIYFFDAWIRDDVNHIGDPEWKACIENVDNFISALLFSVESQRTIGYGSRIVTANCAEGVILLMAQSIIGSMIDALMVGCMFVKISRPKKRAQTLIFSKNCVISHRDEKLCLMFRIGDLRESHMVDAKIRAKLIKSRQTKEGEFIPLEQSELNLGYDTGEDRLFLVEPQIICHVINQHSPFWDLSAESLKREQFEIIIILEGIVEATGMTCQARTSYTEDEILWGYRFEPCMSLEKGAFHVDYSRFELTFEVQTPAVSAREMQEMAELERQDRSTPSLCWELLPQPCGS, encoded by the exons ATGGCCGCGGTGcttccagccagcagcagcatggagccacagcacagcctctgcacCCACAACAGTGTGGGCAGCACCTGGCTTCCACGCGAGGAGCCCTGGGGCCGCAGGAACTCCATCCCACCCGCGCAGGCGCCCACCGCCAGGCACATGCTGGCCTACCTGCCACGGCCACCCACCGACACCAGCCGCTATGGCACCTTCCCCCAGAAG CCCGAAGTCGCAGCTGCCCCCGTGCTTCTcgcagatgctgctgctgagagaagTGCCCTGGTTCCAAACGACCTCTTTTCACCTTGTGGCACTGATGTTCCTAGCGACCCAGCTCCCACGCAGAGCTGTGTAGACTCAGAAGCCATGGGATCCACCAGGCGCTGGCCCAGTGTCGCCATTACCACCAGTGACGTGCCCAAGCACCACCGGGCCTCACACCAAGACCACCTGCCTGTGCTGCGTGACGGCGCCTCTCGCTGGTACCCGCGGCACAACCGCAGCGTGCCCAGCATCCTCAGCCCCACACAGAGCAGGACGCCCAACCGCAGCATCGTCTCCATCCCTGCCTCTGAGAGGCTGCAGAGCCGGCGTTGCAAGCTGATAGAGGACGAGCGGCCGCTGGGTCTGGCCGGCAAGCAGCGGCGCCAGCGCTACGTCACCAAAGTGGGCAAGTGCCAAGTGAACCTGGGCAACATCCAggagaagaagaggtttctctCGGACATTTTCACCACTATTGTGGACCTCAAGTATCGCtggtttctctttgttttcatgatGTGCTATATTGTCACCTGGCTTGTCTTCGGCACCATCTATTTCTTTGATGCGTGGATAAGGGATGACGTCAACCACATCGGGGACCCAGAGTGGAAGGCGTGCATCGAGAACGTGGACAATTTCATATCTGCCTTACTCTTCTCTGTGGAAAGTCAGAGGACCATTGGCTACGGCTCCAGGATCGTGACAGCCAACTGCGCTGAGGGCGTCATCCTGCTGATGGCGCAGTCCATCATCGGGTCCATGATTGATGCCCTTATGGTGGGGTGCATGTTTGTCAAGATCTCCAGGCCCAAGAAGCGTGCCCAGACCTTAATCTTCAGCAAAAATTGTGTCATATCCCACAGGGACGAGAAGCTCTGTCTGATGTTCCGCATCGGGGACCTCCGAGAGAGCCACATGGTGGATGCAAAAATAAGAGCCAAGCTGATCAAATCCCGACAGACCAAAGAAGGGGAGTTCATCCCCTTGGAGCAGTCGGAGCTGAACTTAGGCTACGATACAGGGGAGGACAGGTTGTTCCTGGTGGAGCCCCAGATCATCTGCCACGTCATCAACCAGCACAGCCCCTTCTGGGACCTGTCAGCAGAGTCACTGAAGAGGGAGCAGTTTGAGATCATCATCATCCTCGAGGGCATTGTGGAAGCTACGG GGATGACGTGCCAGGCCCGCACCTCCTATACCGAGGATGAGATCCTGTGGGGGTACCGCTTCGAACCCTGCATGTCCCTGGAGAAAGGCGCCTTCCACGTGGACTACAGCCGCTTCGAGCTGACCTTCGAGGTGCAGACCCCAGCAGTGAGCGCCAGGGAGATGCAGGagatggcagagctggagcGCCAGGACCGCTCTACACCCagcctgtgctgggagctgctgccgcAGCCCTGCGGGTCCTGA
- the CLDN25 gene encoding putative claudin-25, translating into MAWSCNARVQVGAMLLALFGWVSSCVTTFVPLWKNLNLDLNELEIWTMGLWQVCIMQEEGATECKAHDSFLALPLELRVSRVLMCLSNGLGLLALLFASVGLDCWKTCEGKPNAKKQLLLAGGAAFGAAGITTLVPISWVAYTTVLEFWDEAVPDIVPRWEFGEAMFLGWFAGSFLAAGGLLLIYSTCLSQTGTHAAPPATRPLRPATHSPATMSPWSHHSHPKNADLVI; encoded by the coding sequence ATGGCGTGGAGCTGCAACGCAAGGGTCCAGGTGGGCGCGATGCTGCTGGCGCTTTTCGGGTGGGTCTCATCCTGCGTCACCACCTTCGTGCCCCTCTGGAAGAACCTCAACCTGGATTTGAATGAACTGGAGATCTGGACCATGGGGCTGTGGCAGGTGTGCATCATGCAGGAGGAGGGGGCCACGGAGTGCAAAGCCCACGACTCCTTCCTTGCCTTGCCGCTGGAGCTGCGCGTGTCCCGCGTCCTGATGTGCCTCTCCAACGGGCTGGGGCTCCTGGCTCTCCTCTTTGCCAGTGTGGGCTTGGACTGCTGGAAGACATGTGAAGGAAAACCCAACGCcaagaaacagctgctgctcGCTGGAGGAGCAGCGTTCGGAGCGGCGGGGATCACCACTCTCGTGCCCATCTCCTGGGTCGCCTACACCACAGTCCTGGAGTTCTGGGACGAAGCCGTTCCTGACATCGTCCCGCGGTGGGAGTTTGGTGAGGCGATGTTCCTGGGGTGGTTTGCCGGGTCCTTCCTCGCAGCAGGTGGGCTGCTTCTTATCTACAGCACCTGCCTGAGCCAGACTGGGACGCACGCTGCACCTCCAGCCACCCGCCCGCTGCGGCCAGCGACACACAGCCCAGCCACGATGTCACCGTGGAGCCACCACTCACACCCCAAAAACGCCGACCTGGTAATCTGA